ATTCTTCTCCCCTTGTTCCGTAATGCAGGTGATTTTGGTTGGACATGATTTTGGTGGTGCGTGCATATCATATGCCATGGAATTATTCCCGTCTAAAGTGTCAAAAGCTGTTTTCATTGCTGCAACAATGTTGACTAATGGACAAAGTGCTCTTGATATCTTCTCACACCAGGTTTGCTCCTGATTTCTTTGTATGGACAAAGTAAATGTTTGCTAATTAGTTGAGCCATAAAAAGGAAACGAATGACACTTCCCAGCTTAacccattttaatttattttccagTAGTAGTGGCATTCCTTACGATTTTCATTTTGTGTCTCAAGAGGCTACTACCTGCTGTTGTTTAGGGGGTTCAGTTTAAAATATATGCTTCAGGGCTgtaacataaaaataataaaaaataaagaaaaagtgaTGAACAAAAATTGGTCTACTGCACTGTATACCTTATTTCTGATTTGAGCAAATTTGCGGTAGTACATTCTATCACTCTGATGGTTTTTCAAGACTTCAACCACACCCAAGCTTAGCGCACAAGGGCTGTGCAGCTGCTCGGAACAAAATTTATCTCTTTACCCATTCTAGATATAGCAAGTTTGAGTTAGATTGTAAACTAGTACTTTGCCCATAAGGCTGGACTGACTGGGAATAGAAACCCGTTTGATGTTTTTATACTTCAGCATTGCATGTTTTTCCCCATTGGCTTAATGTGTAGAATTACATCAAAGACTTTTAAAGCAACCTAAGAAGGAAAGGGGATAGAACTCAAAAGTTCCTGCAAACCACCTAGGAGAGTGTTTTTTTCTTACAACATTATTCGTGTTTGTATCAGGAAGAGGACAAGGACCTAATGAAGCAGGCTCAAGTTTTCGTTTATGCAAATGGAAACAATAATCCTCCAACTGCTATTGATCTTGATAAGTCAATGCTGAAGGAGTTGTTATTTAATCAAAGCCCTACTAAGGTAAATTATATATCCCACTCCTGGTTTTAAAATTTTCTTGATTGATCATAAACCTCAACCACATTTGTCTGGACTCTGGAGGCTATTCTTACTACCAAATCAACAGACAAactacttttgttttttctttagaCGACGACACATTCAAAGGGTCAGTCACATTTTTCCTTTTCTTGGTGATCATGGTTATTCCTGAGAGCTTAAGAAGGATGAATTGTTGACACTATGTGACAAGTTTAGTTGCTGACTTGCAAAAACTATTAGCACTGGAACtgaaatgaacaaaaaataacaCGACAAAGGGAAATTTATCTTGAATTGTTCAGTTTATATCTTCAAAGTATACCTGTGTCACTGAACCGGTTGTCTTCTTTGTGTAGGACGTTGCACTGGCATCTGTGTCAATGAGGCCAATACCATTTGCACCTGTTTTGGAGAAGCTGTGTCTGTTAGATAAGAACTATGGTTCTGTACGGCGGTTTTACATAGAAACTACAGAAGATAATGCGATACCAATCGcttcacaagaacaaatgacgAAAGCGGCCCCTCCTGAACAGGTCTTCCGACTCAAAGGAGCAGACCATTCACCATTCTTTTCAAAGCCACAAGCTTTACACAGACTCTTTGTTGAGATTTCAAAAGTTCCTCAAGTTTGTGAATCCTTTCTTGGTAATGCTAATTTGAAGTGACATTTCTCTAATGACATTGCCTCATTTGCACATTAAATAATGAATAGTTGTGGTGTTCAGAATGTATAGATGGCTATTCAGGGAGCTTTTATGTAGCTCTACCTTTAAATTTTGCTGAAACAGTCCTCTGACAATATCGAGTGTTTTGGTTTAAGTGATGGTCACCAATGTAGTAGTAGGCCCAATGCTTAAATGAGTGAGAGATGAAAGGTTAATTCTAAAAGATTTGTTAATAATGCTAATATAGCTCCGTGTGATTTCCCTAACATGAGAACTATTATTTTCAAGGGATGTGAATGTGACGGGGGGTCTTTTACCTACCCGCAAACCAAATCGATTAACTACGACCTCCTTTGTACTTCAAGTCGATTGTTGTCGTCCTCTCAATTTATAACGTTTACTAAAGTAATAGTCGCTGAGATCATTACTGTCCACATGACAGCCTCGCAAGAAAGATTTCCCGCCAAAATCTAAAGCTAATGTCATTAATCTATATTTGGATTAAATCTATACTAAtctattaaaaggcgtttataaaAGCCTAATAAGCATCATGGTATCGACAACCGAAAAAGCATGTAGAGCATGGATTGAATACCAAACCTCATGGATTTAAAGTTTACTTCCTACCATCTTAGCTAGCTACACAATGTATTTCATCACAGCAAAGAAAATATCTCAGGACAGAAAGGGATGCATCTACTGCAATTCAAatatagaaagagaaaaaagaaaggtGAGCTGTATTGAAGAATTGGTGTCTAATTCGAAAAATATATATTCAAGTATAGAGGGTTACAAAATCATTGTTAACAGATGGCATGCTTTAGACTTCAATGTGTGATATTTCATCACTAATGGAgcacaattcaattcaattctatGCAATCAAATCAATTTATCGTGTGTACAGAGAAAATAATTGCATACAATTTGCAAAATTGGTACATAATTAAAGATTACAACGAGATTCACACCTCTGTAAACACAATATTCTTTTATTTTAATCTTAGATCAGTTAAAACCTTATTACATTTTAGATGAGTATCAGAACATGAAGTTGTAAGACCAATTGCGAGATTTAATTTTAAATGTAACTACACTACTTAGTTTGAAAAATATCCTTCAGGGGATGACTATTAAAAACTTAACCGGAAGAAATTACTCTACAACTAACATATTGTTTTGGTTTAACCCTTCGCCAATAGTTGGTAACTCTGGTGATAATTTCCACGCCCCATCAACTAAGAACTTAACCTCATACCTATTCAGCACAAAACAGAATTAGCATCATCAGGAATTTATATTTTGTTTACTTGCTAGACAATAATTTGGAATAAAGGAATTTCATAGTCATGGAAcaaaggtggtaaaaaacaatcaTACCGTCCAGGTCGGAGCAATAGAGTCGTGGAAAACATTGTATATGAGCCTGTGTACTCTGGGGATAGGTTCTTTCCTTGACTCCATCCATCAAAACTACCCATGATTAGCACACTCTGAAATCATATTATAGTTGTTAACGCCGTAGCATTCCAGATTATTGGCAAGCTGAATTTTAAAAGATGCGGAGTAACTAAAAGCAGTAACTCTCACCAATCCAATAAACAATCTTAAATATCAAGAGCTTCAACCATAACCAGTAAAGGGGAAGACAGTGAAACACCTTCTGCACTTCGTGTTGTGCCCAAAATAATAGGAGATAACAATTAaatataaaagtaaaagttattaTGGTTGGACGCGTGTACAAAGGTGATGGCCCAACAAGAGAAGGTGTTGTTGTGGGATGATACATTTTAGTATTTTACTAATTTTGTCTTTGCcaattttacaaaaatatacTTTCACATGAAATTTAGTTCTTTATGCTGGTCATTACTTGAAGCAATCATTTTACATTGAAAGATTAGTTGATATCAAGCTTTAAATTTTCCAGTCCAAGTATCTTAATATCAGCAGTATAACCTCCTACTTTGGTGGGGAATCTAACATGAGAATATAATGGCGTTTCATGCATTAATTCCCCCTAATGATTAACCTGCACAAATCCCACTGCCTGTGCCGCAGGCAATGCCACTCTGCCTCTTGGTTTCCTCTCTCTTCAAACCCCTGATTTCCCCAAGTGCTTCACCAAACAATGTCAATTCCTAAATATTTCTCTCCTAATTGGTACTGGTTTGCTGTAATTGATAGCTGTCAATAATGCCTGGAACTTGTTTCTCAAATATGCCCAGTCTTTAGTCAAAACTGAAATCTGTAGCCTTAATATGTTGTGATCATGCTCAATGCTTCATCCTGCACTTGTGCCATTTTCGTccatctttaattttttttaaccatACATATGAATTTTGACTAATGCTATGCATCAACTATATTCAATAAATTCAGAAATGTTAAATTTTATTTCGGACTTTTTGTGCCAATTTATGATATAATCTTCAAATTGATGTATCTTGGTTTTGAGCTTTAAGTATCTTACACACGATTTTCAAAAATGTCTTTAGTTGTGGTCCCAGAAATGCTTCAATAGTCTTGATCTAGCTCAATGTCATTGTATTTATCAAACCTTATGTAGTTTTGTCTTTCTTTGAAGATTACATGCCGTCTTTAATAATATGAAAGACACAAATTTCACCTTTTCTGAATAATATGTTTCTCCGTCTATTATAATTTAGCGTTATGTATTTTCCGTATCCATGCTACTGTCTATGATTATTCTCATGCAACCATTTGAGTGGAAaaaaacattttaaaaaatccgGGTATTTTCTCAAGGGATTTAACACCCTAAACCCTGTTCTATCAACATTCCTACATAGGTGTAAAAGTGTAATTTCTAAAATCTCTCTATACAATTGAAATAAATACCTCGCAAGATCAGTCTTTCTCAAGCAGCAAGTGTTCGTAAAAGGACTTCATTTGAAAGATCAGTTTTGTAAATTATAAAATTCCTGTCTAAAGACATTATTAAGAAGCATCCATAACATAGACCGGTGGTCCCTGAGTTATTCTAATGCTTATTTGTTAGACAAGCATATATAAAATTATACTCTTTTTAATTAGAGCTGATTTTAGAGCTCTCCACATCAATTCTGAGGGGAGAAATGAAGCTAGTAGCACATTGTAAGCAACAAGGTCAATGAGGCTAGTAACATATTGTAAGCAACAGGGTTCATATTGGATACGGTTGCATACACTACTTTGGAGTTGTGCTAAAACTCTAAAAGTCAAATCAAAAGCTAATAACCACATATGAAAACAAGAATGTCATATTTTGGATGCATATTCGATCTCAAAACCTTTTAACGTAGAAAAAGTATAGTCACGTGTTAAGTAGAGACTAGATTAGCAGAACAAACTAGTGCAAGTAACTTTTCATTCTTACCTCAGCCATACCAATCCAAAATACTGGCACCTCCTTGGACTGTGCAGCAGCCACATCCTTTATCTGGTCCTGTAACTTTTTCTGCACAGCTGGAAAGAGAAACAATCTAATAATAAATTTCTGATTCTGTTATCCTCACTTCTGGAAATGAGGTCAGGAAAAAGAAGTTAGAAGTGATGAATTATTTGAAGTTGATATGAGTTGAGACATTGGTACTTTGTAAGAACCATAATACAAACCACATCTCCTCAACCCCCCTTCCCAGCCCCCAGGTTATCGACAGATGCAGTCTAGCAGCTTGTTTGGTACACGGGTAGGGAGAGTATTAACCAAAGACTTCCCCAAATATCTCTCGTGCAATTATGAGCGCTCCATTTACTATATCCTATTTTAGGATAACTTatgaaatgaaaagggaaaaaaacaCGTCTCTGTACTGGCAGTGACATCTcaccttctcaccccactatagGTAGGGAGATAATAGACACTGGATCGGTAGTATGATATGGCATGGTTTGCTACCATGAAAAGAATGGAAAATTTGCAACCAGTACGAGAGAGAAAACATCTTTGCTATTCCAACATCCAAAAGAAACCCTAAAAGGAATAAAAGGCAAGTGTACCTTCTAACCGGGAAGCTAGATGAGAGTGGACGTATTTTCCATTGATCTTCCTTGAACCTTCTGGAATACCAGCTTTTGCTATTTCATCTGCCAGTGCAACAAGTGCCTGTATACAAGAGCTAGTTCATAAAATATTAAGTTCACAAAACCAACTACTTCAAACCATATTGTAGAGTcagaaaaaattaaatcaaaatcaggaccaaaaataaataaaaaggaacTTTTTTGTTTTGCCAATGATTAACGAATATTCAGACAGGATATTACTGGAACTAACCTTGAAGAAAACTATTAACTCCATCCGTTAAATCAGAATAGATCATTCAATAAAGACAAAAAAGCATCTGCATAACCCATGCCCCACTAGCAagcattttaaaattgataccTGAATTTCTTGTTCCAGAACAGCAAGTTCACTCTTGAAATTAACCAAAGCATCTTCTCTTCCTTGCAgctgtaaaaaaaaattatcaacaaGAGCCCTAACGGCCTGTTTAGTAGCCGGTAATAAATGGTGGGAATgggaataaatctaagtgttaTTCGGCAAGAGAAATAACATCATaatgtccatggtaatgaaaCTTTATCTCAAActtagggggtgtttggttaggtgaggtttgagggaaaaagagctttttggggtgaattagaggtttgacttttagaaaaagctaattgggagtgtttggttaggagaggattgggagagagttttggggtgaaaaagctaattttgaaaaagctcaatataggagctttttgcaattagaggtttgaaaAAGTGtatgaaaatgactattttgtcctaCTATTGCCTATTATTACAACCACTATCAACCTTGGTACCCTACATATTTTCTCCTAAATACATTActcacactttctttttcatttcatcatatttactagattcgttttttgttgtaataaattttatattagtactttgaagcaattgaagtatattgcaatcatacttaaaatttcattagtaatatttatctatttgaaaaatatatattaaaaaaattcaataaagaattatttaaaaaatatatatattatttagtcaatgtttattagaaaaatatagagagaaaaaattaacacaataaaatatatgtctaatattaataagaaacaaagtatgtcaatgtccttaatggtcattttacatattaaacagctaacagctatcagctaatttaccaaatacttttacacaaacagctaatgcaaccagctagtcaaatcagctaatgcaaacagctaacagctagtcaaaccagctatcagctaacagctcctaaccaaacaggACCTTAGTGTTTTTATTCATAAGCTTGCACTCCCACCTAATACCACTCCCCAAAtggtaatggatggtaatggaagtttaataagaaaaatagacaattttgagtgaactagcattaccatgggaatggatattgattttcttacaaatttacatacaaattaTGACCGGCTACCAAATGGGCCGTAAGAGTATTTCAACAAAGAAAAGGCGCCATGTTCTGAAAGAAAGACATCCACAGATTAAATTGCCTAACTAGTGTAGTCCTATAACTAAAACTAATGGGAAAATCCATGACAAATCATATCATGTTCACAAAGAATTTACATTGTGATTTTACAAGGAAAAACATAGACTTCGGAAATCACACAACACATTGCTCTCAAAGACTAGACAAAAATTCACCACCAATATTCAAGAAAAAGTCTCACATTTGGAATAATGGTATCCTTTATAGAGGATTTCAAAAAAGACTCCCAACATATTCAATGCAAGCGACTTATGGTTTATGTgatacaacaaattaatcataatattCAAAAAAATTGGAAGACCTTTTTCTTatataggaggttgtgaaaggGTGAACCAATTGgaagaaaattcagaaaaaagGAGACAATATAGTTAACACATAATCTCATAAACACTGGCTTTTGTTCACACCATCTCAGTCACCAGAGAATCAGTTCGCAATTAATCAAATGCTCATAATGTATTACATAGTGAGTTGTTAACAAAAGAACACATGTTCTTACAATACAAGCTTTCGCATCATTTCCTTCCATCCCTTCTTCCTTTTGTTTTCAAGTAAGTAGATTCACAATATGCTATGTTTCAACATCAATCTCAAATATGCAACTGAATTTCATTGTTAATAGATATTACGTATTGCGGTACTTCAACGTCAATCAGTTATTGAATTTTTTGTTTGGTACTTTGGTTAGTTGCCACAAGAATAAGAAGGGAAGAGGGGGAGATGAAGTGGAGGCAATGAAGGGGGGTGAAGGAGAATGTTAATTGTAAAGCAATGAGATGGAATTACGGAAACATGCCATCCCTTCACCAAATGAAGAAAATCTTTTCCACTCTTCGTAAACTTAATTCCAATCTAGAAACATCACTCTCTCCTTTACAATCCAACAAAGGAAAATGAGAATACTACTCCCTCCTTCTCGTTTTACTTTCCCCATTTGACCATTTTTTGTGAGGAATTTTTGGGTAAAATGAGTAAAATGAGACTCAGGGAGTAATATGTTTGGAAAGAGGAATCTTCTCCTAAATAAACACATCTATACTATACAATGAAAAGCATTCCTAAAGATCTCCTCATTCAATGAGGCTTTCatttcatatacttcctccCGTTCTCTTTCGTTGCAATGTAATGGTGCGTCAGGATTTGTGAAACAACATGGAAGAAAGAAGGCCGCTGCTAGTTGATGATAAAATTGGATCTCAAAGAGGCATATGACACAATGGACTGGGAGTCTCTTGAAGAAATGATGTGTCCTCTCCTATGTTCTCTATTGTGATCAATGGGTCTTTACATGTGTTTCTCAAGGAAAGGTTTGAGGTAAGGAGATCCCCTTTACCCTTTTCTGGGGCAAATATAAAGATCTTATTACTTACCAAGTAAAGGAGTACAACACAAAACTACGAAACACCTAGGATTTAAAGTAGTAGTAACTTCCCCCACCTTATATGAAAGGTTGGAGAAGCCCCACAAGCTACAACTTAACGAATAAAGTCTCACCTCCCCTTAGCATCGGATTGCTACATTAGAACATTAATAACACCAGTAGAAAAAAAGTAGAAGTTTCCTTTTGCGTTTTTCTGTAGATACAAGTTGAAAATTGCTAGGATGCTCGGACTCGGGTACGGGTGTCGGACCCGGGTAAGGGATCCGAGTGTCCGACACGAGGAACTCAAAAATCAAGGACTCGGGGACACGTTTTGAAAGGGTTCAAAACTTGTATTTG
This sequence is a window from Spinacia oleracea cultivar Varoflay chromosome 1, BTI_SOV_V1, whole genome shotgun sequence. Protein-coding genes within it:
- the LOC110777259 gene encoding protein PTST, chloroplastic, which translates into the protein MGCHAIGTVWYCPDEPLLYLSRSKVKSNLNNARRVRCNVASKTAGTRFHNLTHVHQITSGKYSPLHSLWRAYATPVGLEEQSSSGSSEIQDDETVSADPAEERLAKPPSSNELKSLLADSERSKLVKKLSEANQHNRFLIRQLQGREDALVNFKSELAVLEQEIQALVALADEIAKAGIPEGSRKINGKYVHSHLASRLEAVQKKLQDQIKDVAAAQSKEVPVFWIGMAESVLIMGSFDGWSQGKNLSPEYTGSYTMFSTTLLLRPGRYEVKFLVDGAWKLSPELPTIGEGLNQNNMLVVE